The genomic segment TTTAATTCTAACATCTATGCATATTGATTCAGTGGTTAATTCCATTACTAGTGGTTCTTTTTCTACGCCTACAGATAAATACCAATACTTACTATAAAAACTTACTCTTGGATTCGTATACTTAACACCAATTGGTATTTGTTCGGCTGTTCTAATCCCCCCACTTTTTAAATTAAAACCATATTGGCTTTGACTTTTAGTTTTATATTGTCATTATAGAATGATGTTTTAGACCTTCTTCTGCTTTTTAACCTTGGTCTATCTGTTAGTCCTTTAAAAAATCTTTTGAAAGCTTCACAACCATCCATAGGGCTTCTACTTCAACTATTAACTTATTCATATATAAGTTAAGTTTTCGTATAGAATCCCTATACTTCTTAATCTTCTTCATTTTAAGTATTAGCCATAATCTCAGTAATAATTCCACATTTACTACATAGATTTTCTATAATTTCAAATCCCAAAAATATTTTCTTGCCTTAACCAAAAAAAATGATTGAGTTGTTCTTTTTAATGTTTTCTAAAGCTTTATTTGCTATTTATTTACCTTCCCTAAATAATTCAGTGAACGAACAACACTTATCTGATTTGTAAGATATCGAACGTAATGTTATCGAACTGCCTGTTGATTAAGTAGCACTGTGTACTTATAATATATTTAACATCTAACATATTTGAACGTTCAAATAAATTATAATTTTAAATGGAGGTAACACAATGGGAAATATAACTATAGTACCTGTGTGGATTATTCAAGATATTTTAGTTCTAATCATCGCCGCATTAATGGTCTTCTATATAATTAAAAACGAAGAACGTCCAAAGATTGTATTAATTCAATTCATATGTTTTGTTTTTTTCTACGCCTCAGCCTTTGAAAATGTTGCGGCAACTATGGGAGTTATGGGGAAAGAAGGTTTTTACTCATATGGGCACAGTATCCTAATGATATTCAATATACCAATAACTGTTCCAATTATCGAGTTTCTTATAGTTTACTCAACGTTGCGTGTTTTAAAGATGGTCAATATACCATCATGGAGTAAACCATTTATTGTTGGACTCATGGCTATGATTTTTGACTTTTCCATGGATCCGGTGGCCATTAAACAGATTTTTCATACAGCGGAAGGAGTTATTGGAAGGTGGAGCTTTATTCCTCTTCCTGGTGAACCTTTAATATATGGTGAACCTGTCATGAATTTTACATATAAATGTCAAGCTAGAAATGTAACTTTTTGATCATTTAAGAATGTGGTTTTTTAATCTTCTTCTTGTTTAAAATGATCTTTTAGTCTATATGATTTTCCATTGATTGTAACAACATGGGCGTGATGTAAAATTCTATCTAAGATAGCACTAGCTATAACAGGATCATAAAAAATATCATCCCAAGAGTTAAAATTTATGTTGGTAGTTAAGATAGTGCTTTTTTTCTCATACCTCATATCAATTAATTGGAAAAACAGTTTCGAATCTTCTTTATCTATAGGTAAATATCCCAATTCATCAATAATAAGAAGTTTATACTTACTAAAATGCTTAAGTCTAGCATCTAACCTATTCTCTAAATTTGCTCGTTTTAGCTGCTGCAGCAAATCATTACACTTAATGAAATATGTACTGTACCGGCGCTTCGCAGCCGCGATTCCTATAGATGTCGCAAGATGTGTTTTCCCAACTCCGCTAGAACCTAAAAATACAATATTTTCTTGTGATTCTAAAAAACGCAGTGTTAAAAAATCCAATATTTGATCTTTATTAATTCCAGGTTGAAAATTAAAGTCAAAATCTTTAATTTCCTTTTGATGTGGAAAAGCCCCAACCTTAACCATTGATTTAATCATATTGGCTTCTTTACAGTCGATCTCGTGAGCTGTAAGCTTAATTAAAGCATCAACAAAAGATAGATTGTTTTTTGTTGTAAAATCAATAACTTCGTCCAAATGAGTAATCATTTGCTTCATCTTCAAATATTCTAAATTATTTATGAGTTGTGTATATGTACTATTCATTTTGATATATTTCTCCTATCATTTTCAAATTATTTCTGGCTACTTCTATCATTTCATATGAATTTTTATTAAATGTTAAACCACTGATTTCAGCATAATGATCAGCATGATAATTTAACTTCTGATTTTTTATTCTATGAATAGTAACTAACTTTGTGCTATAATACACATGTAG from the Clostridium beijerinckii genome contains:
- the istB gene encoding IS21-like element helper ATPase IstB, with the protein product MNSTYTQLINNLEYLKMKQMITHLDEVIDFTTKNNLSFVDALIKLTAHEIDCKEANMIKSMVKVGAFPHQKEIKDFDFNFQPGINKDQILDFLTLRFLESQENIVFLGSSGVGKTHLATSIGIAAAKRRYSTYFIKCNDLLQQLKRANLENRLDARLKHFSKYKLLIIDELGYLPIDKEDSKLFFQLIDMRYEKKSTILTTNINFNSWDDIFYDPVIASAILDRILHHAHVVTINGKSYRLKDHFKQEED
- a CDS encoding carotenoid biosynthesis protein, whose product is MGNITIVPVWIIQDILVLIIAALMVFYIIKNEERPKIVLIQFICFVFFYASAFENVAATMGVMGKEGFYSYGHSILMIFNIPITVPIIEFLIVYSTLRVLKMVNIPSWSKPFIVGLMAMIFDFSMDPVAIKQIFHTAEGVIGRWSFIPLPGEPLIYGEPVMNFTYKCQARNVTF